In a genomic window of Desulfatiglans sp.:
- the pilM gene encoding type IV pilus assembly protein PilM — MPVPRKNQLVGLDIGSHSIKLVEIDNSKKGMILKSFGVVHLPKDTIVEGSIKEIERAASAIKNLFKNLNVKNKNVATAISGFSVIVKKINISKRNQTALDSSIQEEAEQYIPFDISDVNLDYEILKNENGIADEEENGSSHDSEVMDVMLVAAKKDIIEEYESLIQLAGLNPVVMDVDAFALQNAFESATGETSGCYAIINIGAEELGINAIKNGVSIFTRDSSYGGAQITEAIASQLEISYEEAEKLKLGGKELEDRERVILEEIFTSMVSGWVQETSRALDFLATTYPDEKIEKIYLCGGASNIPDFMKYLEMETGIPVEELNPFAGLQINEKIFDPKYLSDMAPQAGVAVGLALRSIGDK, encoded by the coding sequence ATGCCTGTACCTAGAAAAAATCAACTGGTTGGTTTGGATATTGGCTCCCACTCAATAAAACTGGTTGAAATTGATAACAGCAAAAAAGGGATGATTTTAAAAAGTTTCGGTGTTGTCCATCTGCCTAAAGATACTATCGTAGAAGGCAGTATCAAAGAAATAGAAAGGGCAGCTTCAGCTATTAAAAATCTTTTTAAAAATCTTAATGTTAAGAATAAGAATGTTGCAACAGCTATTTCTGGATTTTCTGTTATCGTTAAAAAAATAAACATTTCAAAAAGAAATCAGACCGCCCTGGACTCTAGTATACAGGAGGAGGCAGAGCAGTATATCCCATTTGATATCAGCGATGTAAATCTTGATTATGAAATACTGAAAAATGAAAATGGAATTGCTGATGAAGAGGAAAATGGCTCAAGTCATGACTCCGAAGTAATGGATGTTATGCTGGTTGCTGCAAAAAAAGATATTATAGAAGAATATGAAAGCCTTATTCAACTGGCAGGGTTAAACCCAGTTGTTATGGATGTGGATGCCTTTGCCCTTCAAAATGCATTTGAATCAGCCACCGGTGAAACATCAGGATGTTATGCAATAATCAATATAGGGGCTGAGGAGTTGGGTATAAATGCCATAAAAAACGGGGTATCCATTTTTACACGTGATTCCTCATATGGCGGCGCACAAATAACCGAAGCTATTGCCTCGCAACTTGAAATCTCATATGAAGAAGCCGAAAAATTAAAGCTGGGCGGGAAAGAGCTTGAAGACAGGGAACGGGTAATCTTAGAAGAGATTTTCACATCAATGGTATCCGGTTGGGTGCAGGAAACCAGCAGGGCACTTGATTTTCTGGCAACCACCTATCCTGATGAGAAAATCGAAAAGATATATTTATGCGGAGGGGCAAGCAATATCCCTGACTTTATGAAATACCTTGAAATGGAGACTGGCATTCCGGTGGAGGAGCTTAATCCATTTGCAGGTTTGCAGATAAATGAGAAGATATTTGACCCCAAATACCTGAGCGATATGGCTCCCCAGGCCGGAGTGGCAGTCGGTCTGGCATTAAGGAGTATTGGTGACAAATGA
- a CDS encoding PEP-CTERM sorting domain-containing protein (PEP-CTERM proteins occur, often in large numbers, in the proteomes of bacteria that also encode an exosortase, a predicted intramembrane cysteine proteinase. The presence of a PEP-CTERM domain at a protein's C-terminus predicts cleavage within the sorting domain, followed by covalent anchoring to some some component of the (usually Gram-negative) cell surface. Many PEP-CTERM proteins exhibit an unusual sequence composition that includes large numbers of potential glycosylation sites. Expression of one such protein has been shown restore the ability of a bacterium to form floc, a type of biofilm.) yields the protein MSKGYVICISALFVFMLVIAGDLSALTLTIDSKSNIYGAGHSEPPAPTGNTSGAGILPPVYYITENSPYILTFSSITGLKSYNSGANWWDAEGYQIWDDSRAFPSWDGISGMETNSFQFLAGVFLDDNEPRDPAPLSLDFGPTGLTRNFTEVSPEIAQLFFIGDGKTDSGLTQSFFIPENATRLYLGFIDTNTDVPTLLPGSYFDNVGSVTATFEISSTPVPEPSTILLLLTGIIGLTGYRLRKGGQVH from the coding sequence ATGTCGAAAGGATATGTCATTTGTATCAGTGCCTTGTTTGTTTTTATGCTGGTAATAGCAGGAGACCTATCTGCATTAACATTAACCATTGATTCAAAATCGAATATATATGGCGCCGGCCATTCGGAGCCCCCAGCGCCAACTGGTAATACTTCTGGAGCTGGAATACTCCCACCTGTATATTACATAACTGAAAATTCACCTTACATTTTGACTTTCTCAAGCATCACAGGATTAAAATCTTATAATAGTGGGGCTAACTGGTGGGATGCTGAAGGATATCAAATATGGGATGATAGCAGGGCCTTCCCTTCTTGGGACGGTATATCCGGTATGGAAACAAATTCATTTCAATTCTTGGCAGGCGTTTTCCTTGATGATAATGAGCCAAGAGATCCAGCACCATTAAGTCTTGATTTTGGTCCTACAGGTTTGACTCGTAATTTTACAGAAGTATCTCCGGAAATAGCTCAACTATTTTTTATTGGTGATGGAAAGACAGATTCAGGTTTGACCCAGTCATTTTTTATTCCTGAAAATGCTACTCGTTTATACTTAGGATTTATCGACACGAATACTGACGTACCAACACTCCTGCCAGGGTCTTATTTTGATAATGTCGGGTCAGTTACAGCCACATTTGAAATTTCTTCAACTCCAGTTCCCGAACCTTCAACAATACTACTTCTATTAACCGGAATAATTGGTCTTACAGGATACAGACTCAGAAAGGGCGGTCAAGTGCATTAA
- a CDS encoding recombinase family protein, with the protein MEKRKAKTMCYLRVSTEKQDTEKNKADVLQYANSRDFGQVQFVTETASGKKSWKDREISSIINDLGSNDRIIVPELSRLGRSTLEVLEILKVAKDKGIAVYSVKENLELNGDGMQAKIMSTMLSLFADLEREFISMRTKEGLKARKAAGVQLGRPKGPGKSKLDEHREEIISMLKTGVSKAHVARKYSCTVLNLRNWIEKNGLVEEVKPQ; encoded by the coding sequence ATGGAAAAGAGAAAGGCAAAGACAATGTGTTATTTAAGGGTTTCAACAGAAAAGCAAGATACTGAAAAAAACAAGGCTGATGTCTTACAGTATGCAAACTCAAGGGACTTTGGTCAAGTCCAGTTTGTGACCGAGACAGCCTCAGGGAAGAAGTCCTGGAAAGATCGTGAAATCAGCTCGATTATAAATGATCTAGGGTCAAACGATAGAATCATTGTCCCCGAGTTAAGCCGACTTGGCAGGTCAACGCTTGAGGTCCTTGAGATCCTGAAGGTGGCAAAGGATAAAGGTATTGCAGTTTATTCTGTGAAGGAAAACCTTGAGTTGAATGGTGACGGTATGCAAGCCAAGATTATGTCAACAATGCTTAGCCTGTTTGCGGACCTTGAAAGGGAGTTTATATCTATGAGAACAAAGGAGGGCCTGAAAGCACGAAAGGCGGCAGGTGTTCAACTGGGGAGACCGAAAGGGCCTGGTAAGTCCAAGCTGGATGAACATCGTGAAGAGATCATAAGCATGCTTAAGACCGGGGTAAGCAAAGCCCATGTTGCCAGAAAATACAGTTGTACGGTGTTAAACCTAAGGAACTGGATTGAAAAGAATGGTCTTGTTGAGGAGGTAAAACCTCAGTGA
- the lepB gene encoding signal peptidase I, producing the protein MDHISKINKKSILREYAEAFIIAILLAFFIRTFIIQAFKIPSGSMKSTLLIGDHLLVNKFTYGIKMPFMDKYIVQINKPERGDVVVFKYPEDENIDFIKRVIGIEGDIIEIIDDQLYLNNKKVAAKPVGKYSDEEMFYAEVYEETIDNRKHKILNQSDLHEHFGPVIVPENSIFVMGDNRDNSHDSRKWSNTNFVRLEKIKGKALIIYWSWPHWNRFFNIIR; encoded by the coding sequence ATGGACCATATCTCAAAGATTAATAAAAAAAGCATACTAAGGGAGTATGCAGAAGCATTCATTATTGCCATTTTGCTGGCCTTTTTTATACGCACCTTTATAATACAGGCATTTAAAATACCCTCAGGATCAATGAAATCAACACTCCTTATTGGTGATCATCTCCTCGTCAATAAATTTACATATGGCATTAAAATGCCATTTATGGATAAGTATATTGTTCAAATTAACAAACCTGAAAGAGGTGATGTGGTAGTTTTTAAATATCCTGAAGATGAAAATATCGATTTTATAAAAAGGGTTATAGGAATTGAGGGAGACATAATAGAAATTATAGATGATCAATTATACTTAAATAATAAGAAGGTAGCCGCAAAACCTGTAGGGAAATACAGTGATGAAGAGATGTTCTATGCAGAAGTATATGAGGAAACTATAGATAACAGAAAACATAAAATCCTGAACCAGTCAGATTTACATGAGCATTTTGGGCCTGTTATTGTACCTGAGAACTCCATATTTGTCATGGGAGACAATAGAGATAACAGCCATGACAGCCGAAAATGGAGTAATACCAATTTTGTCAGGCTAGAAAAGATAAAGGGAAAGGCCCTGATCATATACTGGTCATGGCCCCACTGGAACCGTTTTTTTAATATTATCAGATAA
- the nifJ gene encoding pyruvate:ferredoxin (flavodoxin) oxidoreductase, which yields MSSKKMTIEGNEAAAYVAYAMSDVAAIYPITPSSTMGEYCDEWAANGRKNIFDQVLNVVEMQSEAGAAGAVHGALAAGSLSTTFTASQGLLLMIPNMYKIAGELMPTVFHVSARAISSHALSIFGDHSDINSVRQTGFSLLASASVQEIMDLSLVAHLASIRASLPFVHFFDGFRTSMEIQKIDMIDYADMAKLIDREAIEDFKSRCLNPEYPQMRGTAQNPDIFFQNREATSPYYAMIPHIVQEEMQKVSKLTGRKYNLFDYVGDPEAERVIISMASSCDVIEETVNYLNRAGEKVGLLKVRLYSPFSKEHFFRAMPATVSRIAVLDRLKVPGSLGEPLYQDVCTVYQESNSSPVIVGGRYGLGSKDFTPAMAKAVFDNLRSSVPKNHFTVGINDDVSHSSLEVGPSIDTSRKGTIRCKFWGLGADGTVGANKNAIKIIGENTNMYAQAYFAYDAKKSGGSTVSHLRFSPDPIQSAYLLTEAEFIACHNPSYVDQFDLLDGIKEGGSFLLNSPWTLKEMEQRLPDRLKRIIASKNINFYNMDAVKIAEDVGLGGRINMIMQAAFFKIANVIPPDEALDYMKDAIKKTYGKKGEKVVQMNIDAVDKSLGFLEKINYPESWKIAGHEEYMKQTGDDPEFVSDVMKPMLALKGDELPVSAFSPDGIFPTGTAKHEKRGIAINVPEWIPENCIQCNQCAFVCPHAVIRPVLADNDDLTDAPEGFVTIDAIGKELDGLKYRIQISPLDCTGCSNCAQVCPAKKKALVMKHLNTQTELQVKNHIFSTTIPARDNLMPTNTVKGSQFKQPLFEFSGACAGCGETPYIKVITQLFGDRMIVANATGCSSIYGGSAPSCPYTVNDEGHGPAWASSLFEDSAEYGFGMELSVSQKRSKLSDLIKKAMEESITDALKKACEGWLDNMNDGEKSREFGLKIIENIEIEMTTGKEYIPVLMDILNMSDYLTKKSIWVFGGDGWAYDIGYGGLDHVIAMAHDVNILVLDTELYSNTGGQSSKATPTGAVAKFAAGGKPTRKKDLGRMAMTYGYAYVASVSMGANKNQFLKAVIEAESYPGASLIIAYSPCINHGIDMGMSQEEEKRAVECGYWPLYRYNPLLVEEGKNPFILDSKEPTGSVKDFLMSEVRYSSLTRTFPKNAEKLFAEAEKDIKERYRLYKRMAEE from the coding sequence ATGAGCTCAAAAAAAATGACAATTGAAGGTAATGAGGCGGCAGCATACGTAGCATATGCTATGAGTGATGTTGCAGCGATTTATCCGATAACGCCATCAAGCACAATGGGTGAATATTGCGATGAATGGGCCGCTAACGGCAGAAAGAATATTTTTGACCAGGTTCTTAATGTAGTAGAGATGCAATCTGAGGCAGGGGCTGCAGGCGCTGTCCATGGCGCACTTGCAGCAGGGAGTCTTTCAACCACTTTTACTGCTTCACAGGGGCTTCTTTTAATGATCCCCAACATGTATAAAATTGCCGGTGAATTGATGCCAACTGTCTTTCATGTCTCTGCAAGGGCAATTTCATCCCATGCCCTCTCTATTTTCGGTGATCATTCCGATATTAACTCCGTCCGACAGACAGGTTTCAGCCTCTTGGCCTCGGCCTCTGTACAGGAAATAATGGATCTTTCGCTGGTTGCTCACCTTGCCAGTATACGCGCAAGTTTGCCTTTTGTTCATTTCTTTGACGGTTTCAGGACATCAATGGAAATACAGAAGATAGATATGATAGATTATGCCGATATGGCAAAGCTTATCGACCGCGAGGCTATTGAAGACTTTAAAAGCAGGTGTCTTAACCCTGAATACCCGCAGATGCGTGGCACAGCACAGAACCCGGATATCTTTTTCCAGAACAGAGAAGCTACCAGCCCATACTATGCGATGATCCCTCACATTGTACAGGAAGAGATGCAGAAGGTATCAAAACTGACCGGGCGCAAATACAACCTCTTTGATTACGTGGGAGACCCTGAAGCTGAAAGGGTGATTATATCCATGGCATCAAGCTGTGATGTAATTGAAGAGACGGTTAACTACCTTAACAGGGCAGGAGAAAAGGTTGGATTATTAAAGGTCAGGTTATATAGCCCCTTTTCAAAAGAACACTTTTTCAGGGCAATGCCGGCAACTGTTTCCCGTATTGCAGTTCTTGACAGGTTAAAGGTCCCTGGAAGCCTAGGTGAACCTCTATATCAGGATGTATGCACGGTCTATCAGGAAAGCAATAGCAGCCCTGTAATTGTTGGCGGCAGATACGGCCTTGGCAGTAAGGATTTCACACCGGCAATGGCAAAGGCTGTGTTTGACAACCTCCGGTCAAGCGTACCCAAGAATCATTTCACGGTCGGCATCAATGATGATGTAAGCCATTCATCCCTTGAAGTTGGACCTTCAATAGACACATCTCGCAAAGGCACAATACGCTGCAAATTCTGGGGGCTGGGTGCCGACGGTACGGTAGGCGCCAACAAGAATGCAATCAAGATTATTGGTGAAAACACAAACATGTATGCCCAGGCCTATTTTGCCTATGATGCAAAAAAATCAGGCGGAAGCACTGTTTCACACCTGAGATTCTCACCTGATCCCATACAGTCAGCATACCTTTTGACAGAGGCTGAATTTATAGCATGCCATAACCCTTCGTATGTTGATCAATTTGATCTTCTTGATGGTATAAAGGAGGGTGGCTCATTTCTTCTGAATTCACCATGGACACTCAAGGAGATGGAACAAAGGCTTCCTGATCGTCTTAAAAGGATAATCGCCTCAAAAAATATCAATTTTTATAATATGGATGCGGTTAAGATCGCTGAAGATGTCGGTTTAGGCGGCAGGATAAACATGATCATGCAGGCTGCCTTCTTCAAGATAGCTAATGTCATACCCCCTGATGAAGCCCTTGACTACATGAAAGATGCCATAAAGAAGACCTATGGCAAAAAGGGTGAAAAGGTAGTACAAATGAATATTGATGCGGTTGATAAATCCCTTGGTTTTCTTGAAAAGATCAATTACCCTGAGTCATGGAAAATTGCAGGTCATGAGGAATACATGAAACAAACTGGTGATGACCCTGAATTTGTTTCAGATGTCATGAAGCCCATGCTTGCACTTAAGGGTGATGAACTGCCTGTAAGCGCCTTCAGTCCAGATGGAATTTTCCCGACCGGGACAGCAAAACATGAGAAAAGAGGGATAGCCATTAATGTCCCTGAATGGATACCTGAAAACTGTATCCAGTGCAACCAGTGCGCTTTTGTATGTCCGCACGCGGTTATAAGACCTGTGCTCGCTGATAATGATGACCTGACAGATGCACCTGAAGGATTTGTCACCATAGATGCCATAGGTAAAGAGCTAGATGGGCTTAAGTACCGTATACAGATAAGCCCACTTGACTGTACAGGCTGTAGCAACTGCGCTCAGGTGTGCCCTGCAAAGAAAAAGGCACTGGTTATGAAACATCTTAACACACAGACAGAACTTCAGGTAAAAAATCATATCTTCTCTACGACCATACCGGCAAGGGATAACCTGATGCCAACAAATACCGTGAAGGGCAGCCAGTTCAAGCAGCCTCTCTTTGAATTTTCCGGGGCATGCGCAGGTTGCGGTGAGACACCCTATATCAAGGTAATCACACAGCTCTTTGGTGACAGGATGATAGTTGCCAATGCAACCGGATGCTCATCCATTTACGGGGGATCCGCGCCCAGCTGCCCTTACACAGTCAATGATGAGGGCCACGGTCCTGCATGGGCAAGCTCGCTGTTTGAAGACAGTGCGGAATATGGCTTTGGCATGGAGCTTTCAGTAAGTCAAAAAAGGAGCAAGCTCTCTGACCTCATTAAAAAGGCAATGGAAGAAAGCATTACAGATGCACTAAAAAAGGCCTGCGAGGGCTGGCTGGATAATATGAATGACGGTGAAAAATCAAGGGAGTTTGGTTTAAAAATTATAGAAAATATCGAGATAGAAATGACAACCGGAAAGGAATATATTCCTGTGCTTATGGATATCCTTAACATGTCCGACTATCTTACAAAAAAGTCCATCTGGGTCTTTGGCGGTGACGGCTGGGCATATGACATAGGCTATGGCGGCCTTGATCATGTAATTGCAATGGCCCATGATGTAAATATCCTTGTGCTGGATACAGAGCTTTATTCCAATACAGGCGGCCAGTCATCAAAAGCCACACCAACCGGCGCAGTAGCAAAATTTGCAGCAGGAGGAAAACCAACCAGGAAGAAGGACCTTGGCAGGATGGCAATGACTTACGGTTATGCATATGTTGCATCTGTGTCAATGGGCGCCAATAAAAATCAGTTTTTAAAGGCGGTTATAGAGGCAGAATCATATCCGGGTGCATCCCTTATTATTGCCTATTCACCCTGTATAAACCATGGCATTGATATGGGCATGAGTCAGGAAGAGGAGAAAAGGGCTGTTGAGTGCGGTTACTGGCCATTATACCGCTACAACCCGCTTCTTGTAGAAGAGGGCAAAAACCCCTTTATCCTTGACTCCAAAGAACCGACCGGAAGTGTAAAGGATTTCCTTATGAGTGAGGTCAGGTATTCAAGCCTTACGAGGACCTTTCCCAAAAATGCAGAGAAGCTCTTTGCCGAGGCAGAAAAGGATATTAAGGAGAGATACAGGTTATACAAAAGAATGGCTGAAGAATAA
- a CDS encoding helix-turn-helix domain-containing protein, whose protein sequence is MSEAKLGRNIVKKIREELLMSKAELARKAGVSSLTIDRIEKGKSCRMETKRKIILALGFDLAEKGKVFLDV, encoded by the coding sequence ATGTCGGAGGCAAAATTGGGCCGTAACATCGTCAAAAAGATCCGAGAAGAGCTTTTAATGAGTAAAGCCGAGTTGGCCAGAAAAGCCGGGGTTTCATCTCTGACTATCGACAGGATAGAAAAAGGTAAAAGCTGCCGGATGGAAACGAAAAGGAAAATCATACTTGCCCTTGGGTTTGACCTGGCTGAAAAAGGCAAGGTTTTTCTTGATGTTTAA